CGACGACAACGTGAGCATAAACGGCCCCGTGCTCGAGAAGGTTGTGGATCAGGCGCTCGAGGCGTCCTCGAACCACGGGAGCCTTCCCGAGTACCACGTGTCGTGGAAGTCGGCCACCACGGGCTCCGGCACCACCCGAATCGCCATCGTGGACACGACCGCCGTGGACGACACGTTCCACAACGCCTTCGTTCGCAACATCGAGATCATCGCACTGGGCATACTGGTCCTGCTCGGCATCTCGTGGAAACTCGCGGACTGGGCGCTCGCGCCCGTCCAGCGCGCGTGGGACCAGCAGCGCCGCTTCGTGTCCGACGCGTCGCACGAGCTGAAGACCCCGCTTGCCGTAATCCTCGCCAACACGCAGATTCTCCAACGCGACAAGGCCCTCCCCGCGGACACCAGGCGCTGGGTGGACAGCACGGCCGAGGAGGCCGGCCACATGAAGACGCTCGTAAACGACCTTCTGCAGCTCGCGCGCGCCGACGAGAGCATCGCCGGCACCGCGGACATCCTGAAGCGCACCGACGTCGACCTCTCTGAAATCGTGAGCTCCGCCGCCCTCGAGTTCGACGCCGTCGCGTTCGAGCGCGGGACGTCCGTGGAGGATTCCGTCACCGAGGGCGTGCACGTGCAGGGCGACGCGGACTGGCTGCGCCGCATGGTCCGCATCCTTATCGACAACGCCGTGAAGTACGCCGCCGTGGGCACCACCGTCAAGGTGACCCTCGAGCAACGGAGCAAGGGCTGCCGGCTGACGGTGAACAACCAGGGACCCACGATCCCCGCGGAGGACCTGCCGCACGTCTTCGAGCGGTTCTACCGCTCCGACAAGGCGCGCACCCGCGACGGCGGCGCCGGCGGCTTCGGCCTGGGCCTCGCGATCGCGAAGTCCACCGTCGACGCGCACGGCGGCTCCATCCAGTGCACGAGTGACGAGAAGAGCGGTACCACGTTCACGGTGACCCTCTAGGGCGCGATGCGTCGTCCTTCTCGCCTACATGGCATGCCTATGCCCCATCGCCCGATCGTGCGTCACCCCAAGCGTGCAGTCGCGCGGCCCGGCTTCCTCCCCTCGCGGGCGGCGGCCTGGCCGTGGCCTATAATCTGCGCAGTGACGGGAGCGATCGTCGCCGCGCGCGGGCGCGGCGCGAGCGGAGGGAGGCGCGGTGACAACGTCCATGACAGAGTGGTCGGGGCCTGCCATAGGCCTGCTCGACCTTGACGCGTTCTTTGCGTCCGTGGAGCAGCTCGACCATCCGCAGTGGCGCGGCAAGCCAGTCATCGTGGGCGGATCGCCGGAGCGGCGAGGCGTCGTCTCGACCGCGTCGTACGAGGCCAGGCGCTTTGGCGTGCACTCTGCCATGCCCTCGTACCAGGCGAAGCGTCTGTGCCCGGACGCCATCTGGACGCAGGGGCACTTCGATCGCTACCGCCAGATGTCCGCACGGGTGATGCAGACGATCCTGGACGAGACGCCGCTCGTGGAGCAGGTCTCGATCGACGAGGCGTTCTTCGACGTGACGCCCGGACGCTTCTCGCGCGAGAGCCCCATCGCCATCTGCCGGCGCATCCAGGGCCGCGTGGCTGAGCTAGGCGTCACCTGCTCCATAGGCCTTGGCACCAGCAAGACCGTCGCGAAGATCGCGTCCGAGCGCCAGAAGCCGCGCGGCATGACCGTGGTTCTGCCTGGGACTGAGGCGGCGTTTTTGGCGCCGTTGCCCGTTTCTGCCATGAGCGGCGTCGGCAAGGCGACGGAGGCGCGGCTGAGGCAGATGGGCGTCGCCACGCTGGGACAGCTCGCGCGCCAGGACCCGGAGCGCATGCGCCGAGCGCTTGGCGTCGCGGGACCGAGCCTCGTCACGCGCGCCGCGGGCCGCGAGGTGTCGCGCGTGCGCGAGCGCGCGAAGCCGGAGGCCGCGAAATCGGTGTCGAACGAGCGCACGTTCGCGCACGACCTGACGACGCGCGAGGACGTTGCCGCCGCCGTGCGCATGGTGAGCCAGATGGTAGGCACGCGCCTGAGGTCGAAGGGGCTGCGCGGCCACCAGGTGACGCTGAAGCTGAAGTTCTCGTACGACAAGACGCGCACCGCTCAGCGCCAGCTTGACGCCCCCACGGACGACGAGCACGTCTTCGGCGCCCAGGCGCTGCGCCTGCTGGACGACGTCTGGCACGAAGGCACGCCCGTCCGCCTGGTGGGCGTGGGCGTGAGCGGCTTTGGCCCCGAGGCGCCCCGCCAGCGACAGCTCGAGCTCTTCTCGCCCGAAGCGGGCGAGAATGACGAGGCCACGGCGCCGGGAAGACACCGTGACCTCAGGGCGCTCTCCGTCGCGGCGGACGAGGTGCGCTCGCGCTTTGGGAAGGGGTCGCTGAGCCTTGGGTCCGAGCTCAGGCTGAGGGAGTCCGCCTCTGACACCGCCCCCATGAACAAGGAAGCGGACTAGCGAGCGGCCTCGCCCTCCAGGCCCAGCTCCACGCGCGGGGCGTCTCCCCACAGGCACTCCAGCCGGTAGTAGTCGCGAGCCTCCGGCTTGAAGACGTGCACCACGAGCGCGCCGTAGTCCATGAGCACCCAGGACGAGCCGCCGCGGCCCTCCGTGGACACGGGCTTCTCGCCGCACTCGGCGGCCAGGCGCGTCTTGACCTCCTCG
This sequence is a window from Parafannyhessea umbonata. Protein-coding genes within it:
- a CDS encoding sensor histidine kinase; its protein translation is MLKKLKRKFVAIVTTLAGLVLAGVLAMSLYSAYVNQQGLIKDALDRNLEGSTEAVPVIGAARKSEAGTKHRSNMLALTVEISQSGVVLESSDDNVSINGPVLEKVVDQALEASSNHGSLPEYHVSWKSATTGSGTTRIAIVDTTAVDDTFHNAFVRNIEIIALGILVLLGISWKLADWALAPVQRAWDQQRRFVSDASHELKTPLAVILANTQILQRDKALPADTRRWVDSTAEEAGHMKTLVNDLLQLARADESIAGTADILKRTDVDLSEIVSSAALEFDAVAFERGTSVEDSVTEGVHVQGDADWLRRMVRILIDNAVKYAAVGTTVKVTLEQRSKGCRLTVNNQGPTIPAEDLPHVFERFYRSDKARTRDGGAGGFGLGLAIAKSTVDAHGGSIQCTSDEKSGTTFTVTL
- the dinB gene encoding DNA polymerase IV; this translates as MTEWSGPAIGLLDLDAFFASVEQLDHPQWRGKPVIVGGSPERRGVVSTASYEARRFGVHSAMPSYQAKRLCPDAIWTQGHFDRYRQMSARVMQTILDETPLVEQVSIDEAFFDVTPGRFSRESPIAICRRIQGRVAELGVTCSIGLGTSKTVAKIASERQKPRGMTVVLPGTEAAFLAPLPVSAMSGVGKATEARLRQMGVATLGQLARQDPERMRRALGVAGPSLVTRAAGREVSRVRERAKPEAAKSVSNERTFAHDLTTREDVAAAVRMVSQMVGTRLRSKGLRGHQVTLKLKFSYDKTRTAQRQLDAPTDDEHVFGAQALRLLDDVWHEGTPVRLVGVGVSGFGPEAPRQRQLELFSPEAGENDEATAPGRHRDLRALSVAADEVRSRFGKGSLSLGSELRLRESASDTAPMNKEAD
- the rsfS gene encoding ribosome silencing factor; the encoded protein is MTVTSLELAKAAATAADDKKATDIVLLDLRHATDVCDYFLICTVQNNPQLDAVTEEVKTRLAAECGEKPVSTEGRGGSSWVLMDYGALVVHVFKPEARDYYRLECLWGDAPRVELGLEGEAAR